One window from the genome of Syntrophales bacterium encodes:
- the lptF gene encoding LPS export ABC transporter permease LptF — translation MPKIVNRYILREISIPFFMILFVLTFVLLMGKILQLMDLMVNKGVSLIDIAKIIFFLMPSFLIFAIPISLLISILIGLGRLSGDNEITVLKASGISLYQIFYPVALASAIALLMTAVTSLFLVPHSNYATKNLLFNIARQKASIGIREKVFNDDFKGLLLYVDRIPVHGNFMEGVVISDDRITGEPCTIIARKASLVSDPSALAVTLRLENGSAYMVETNLKNYRKMDFSSYDINLDIESPISDEKKAGKKGIEDMTVRELVEKMKSPRLEETALRELAIELNKKFSIPTSCIIFGILGISLGIRAHRSVKSRGFTIGLFTVLIYYLLQLGGDALVETRGLSPLIGTWTPNVIFGMVGIYLFIMAAKEKPLGFHLRGAFLRRPIKKGKG, via the coding sequence ATGCCTAAAATCGTCAACCGCTATATCCTGAGGGAAATTTCCATTCCCTTTTTCATGATCCTCTTTGTCCTGACCTTTGTCCTGCTCATGGGGAAAATCCTCCAGCTCATGGACCTGATGGTCAATAAAGGGGTCAGTCTCATTGACATAGCAAAAATCATCTTTTTTTTAATGCCCTCATTTTTGATCTTTGCTATTCCTATATCGCTGCTGATTTCGATACTGATTGGATTGGGCAGACTTTCCGGCGATAACGAGATCACCGTCTTGAAGGCATCTGGCATAAGCCTGTATCAGATCTTCTATCCTGTTGCCCTTGCATCGGCGATTGCCTTACTTATGACCGCCGTTACAAGTTTGTTTCTGGTTCCCCATAGCAACTATGCCACGAAAAACCTGCTGTTTAACATTGCCAGGCAAAAGGCCAGCATCGGCATCAGGGAAAAAGTCTTTAATGACGATTTCAAGGGCCTCCTCCTTTACGTGGACAGAATACCTGTCCATGGCAACTTTATGGAAGGGGTCGTTATCTCCGATGACCGTATCACCGGGGAACCATGTACCATCATTGCACGTAAAGCATCTCTCGTATCTGATCCCAGTGCGCTTGCCGTCACGCTCAGACTTGAAAACGGCAGTGCTTACATGGTCGAGACGAACCTGAAGAACTATCGAAAGATGGATTTTAGCTCCTATGATATCAATCTCGATATAGAATCACCTATCTCCGATGAAAAAAAGGCCGGGAAAAAGGGCATTGAAGATATGACGGTCCGTGAACTGGTTGAAAAGATGAAGAGTCCACGTTTAGAAGAGACAGCCCTCAGGGAACTCGCTATCGAACTGAACAAAAAATTCTCTATCCCCACCTCCTGTATCATCTTTGGCATTCTCGGAATTTCCCTCGGAATCAGGGCGCACAGATCGGTAAAATCAAGAGGATTTACCATCGGTCTTTTTACCGTTCTGATCTACTATCTCCTCCAGTTGGGCGGTGATGCCCTTGTAGAGACAAGAGGCCTTTCCCCCCTCATAGGGACATGGACACCAAATGTGATCTTCGGAATGGTTGGCATCTATCTATTCATTATGGCAGCGAAAGAAAAACCTCTAGGCTTTCATCTCAGAGGCGCATTTTTAAGAAGGCCAATCAAGAAGGGTAAAGGATAG
- the lptG gene encoding LPS export ABC transporter permease LptG: MTTTLDRYISKEFGKLFLLICASFISLYLIVDFFGRIRMFLSNDASPDQIASYFLFTIPMITSLTVPAACLLASLMTFGSLSRHGEITAMKANGVSLYRISLPPIIISVIISILAFLIGEFITPYTNRKAEHIKYVEVQKQEAPGVLKQNEIWYRGKKGIYNFKIFDQKTNTLRGITIYYLNQKFELTMQIDAERAVWKEGKWVFYNVLIARFPGGRFPSLERLKEGIIGLPEKPSDFKVVQEDTEKMGYLELKRYIRKIRSEGYDATRYLADMHGKIAFAFVSIILTLIGISFPLKSERSGGVAQGIGAGIAIGFSYWIVHAFAISIGRSGTIPPILSAWLANIIFGFAAVILFVRVKT; this comes from the coding sequence ATGACCACCACCCTGGACAGGTATATATCCAAAGAATTCGGTAAGTTATTCCTGCTCATCTGCGCTTCTTTTATATCCCTTTATCTGATTGTTGATTTTTTTGGAAGAATCAGGATGTTCTTAAGTAACGATGCCTCCCCGGACCAGATAGCATCCTATTTCCTCTTTACCATTCCTATGATTACATCCCTCACCGTTCCCGCCGCTTGCCTGCTTGCCTCCCTCATGACATTTGGCTCCCTGTCGAGACACGGCGAAATCACAGCGATGAAAGCAAACGGAGTCAGCCTGTACAGAATCTCGCTTCCTCCGATCATCATTTCTGTAATCATTTCCATCCTTGCCTTTCTCATTGGCGAATTTATCACCCCTTACACCAACCGGAAGGCAGAACATATCAAATACGTGGAAGTGCAAAAGCAGGAAGCGCCGGGAGTTCTTAAGCAGAACGAAATATGGTACAGGGGAAAGAAAGGTATTTACAACTTCAAGATCTTTGATCAGAAGACAAATACATTAAGGGGAATCACTATCTACTACCTTAATCAAAAGTTTGAGTTGACGATGCAGATCGATGCTGAAAGAGCTGTATGGAAAGAGGGTAAATGGGTCTTTTACAATGTACTGATTGCGAGATTTCCCGGTGGTAGATTTCCCTCCCTTGAACGGCTGAAGGAAGGCATCATCGGCCTTCCTGAAAAACCATCCGATTTCAAGGTTGTTCAGGAAGATACGGAAAAGATGGGGTACCTTGAACTAAAAAGATACATCAGAAAGATCCGGTCTGAGGGGTACGATGCCACACGATATCTCGCAGACATGCATGGAAAGATTGCCTTTGCCTTCGTCAGTATCATTCTTACATTGATCGGGATTTCTTTTCCCTTAAAGTCAGAAAGGAGCGGTGGCGTTGCGCAGGGCATCGGAGCAGGTATCGCTATCGGATTCTCTTACTGGATCGTCCATGCCTTTGCCATAAGCATCGGTCGTTCCGGAACAATACCGCCCATTCTATCTGCCTGGCTTGCCAACATTATCTTCGGCTTTGCAGCCGTCATCTTGTTTGTTCGTGTCAAAACGTAA